In Papaver somniferum cultivar HN1 chromosome 1, ASM357369v1, whole genome shotgun sequence, a genomic segment contains:
- the LOC113281822 gene encoding uncharacterized protein LOC113281822 isoform X5, translating into MQYRMHPEISSFPNRKFYKDQIIDAPSVLCENFKKYYIPGPMFGPYSFINISNGREEPEEAGHSIKNMVEVAVVMAIVRNLYKAWEGSKHCLSIDGFHGGEEDVIIISTVGSYHSGGSDGFLSNPQRTNVALTRARHCLWILGNDKKLSRIGSFWEDLIRDAKDRQCFYNADEDDELVKAMIKANKELDQLDNLLNEDSMLFKSALWKVMFSNNFRKSFKKLKSSQTQKSVVNLLVKLSNGWRPKKFKVETLCGNSVQFVKQYKVGRIYIISSVDVAKYSCYTQVLKIWDILPLEEISKLLKSLHSIFSIYTDEYLNRCKMEHVKGDLVVPITWRIDDGIVRYKNTNNADIVDSSSDGISDGRCYIENSKVRDSLLLMKFYSLSAGLVNHLLSGSDGKELDLPFEVTDQELDMILFPRSTFVLGRSGTGKTTVLTMKLFQKEQQHYFSSTGLVEAMGDVSLSAPTGNFCRVVETKGTFLRQLFVTVSPNYALLLKTKFLT; encoded by the exons ATGCAGTACAGAATGCATCCTGAAATAAGCTCCTTTCCAAATCGCAAATTTTATAAAGACCAGATTATAGATGCTCCTAGTGTTCTCtgtgaaaattttaaaaaatactATATACCAGGACCTATGTTTGGTCCCTACTCATTCATAAATATTTCCAATGGAAGGGAGGAGCCTGAAGAAGCTGGGCATAGTATAAAAAATATGGTTGAAGTAGCAGTTGTTATGGCAATAGTGCGTAACCTTTATAAAG CATGGGAAGGCTCCAAGCATTGCTTAAGCATTG ATGGATTCCATGGTGGCGAGGAAGATGTCATAATAATATCTACTGTTGGGTCTTACCATAGTGGTGGATCAGATGGGTTCCTTTCTAATCCTCAACGTACTAATGTTGCTCTAACACGGGCTAG GCACTGCCTTTGGATTTTGGGGAATGACAAAAAGTTGTCTAGAATTGGATCTTTCTGGGAAGATTTAATTCGTGATGCAAAAGACCGGCAATGTTTTTATAatgctgatgaagatgacgagCTGGTGAAAGCAATGATCAAGGCCAACAAAGAGCTTGATCAGTTAGATAATTTACTTAATGAAGATAGTATGCTTTTCAAAAGTGCGTTGTGGAAG GTCATGTTCAGCAATAACTTTAGGAAGTCTTTTAAGAAGCTGAAGTCATCACAAACACAAAAATCTGTGGTTAATCTACTGGTCAAACTTTCCAATGGTTGGCGGCCGAAGAAGTTTAAGGTTGAAACTTTATGTGGTAACTCTGTCCAGTTTGTGAAACAGTACAAGGTTGGAAGAATTTATATTATTTCTAGCGTTGATGTTGCAAAATATTCATGTTACACCCAAGTTTTAAAGATTTGGGATATTTTACCTCTCGAGGAAATATCTAAACTACTGAAGAGTCTTCACAGCATATTCTCCATATACACTGACGAATACCTCAACCGCTGTAAGATGGAACATGTTAAGGG GGATTTGGTAGTGCCAATTACCTGGAGAATAGATGATGGGATCGTTAGATATAAGAATACTAATAATGCTGACATAGTAGATAGTTCAAGTGACGGGATATCAGATGGGAGATGTTACATTGAAAACTCAAAAGTGAGAGATAGTCTATTGCTCATGAAGTTCTACTCCTTATCAGCTGGTCTGGTGAACCATTTGCTTTCGGGAAGCGATGGGAAAGAGCTCGATCTTCCTTTTGAAGTAACGGATCAGGAATTGGATATGATTCTTTTTCCTAGAAGTACTTTCGTTCTTGGCAGGTCTGGAACAGGGAAAACCACTGTCTTGACAATGAAATTGTTTCAAAAAGAGCAGCAACACTACTTTTCTTCTACAGGACTTGTGGAAGCCATGGGAGATGTTTCTTTGAGTGCTCCAACCGGGAATTTCTGCAGAGTGGTTGAGACAAAAGGTACTTTCTTACGGCAATTGTTCGTAACAGTCAGCCCAAACTATGCTCTGctgttaaaaaccaaatttctgacTTGA
- the LOC113281822 gene encoding uncharacterized protein LOC113281822 isoform X2, translating into MQYRMHPEISSFPNRKFYKDQIIDAPSVLCENFKKYYIPGPMFGPYSFINISNGREEPEEAGHSIKNMVEVAVVMAIVRNLYKAWEGSKHCLSIGIISPYSAQIAAIENKVIHKYEKLKGFIVKVMSADGFHGGEEDVIIISTVGSYHSGGSDGFLSNPQRTNVALTRARHCLWILGNDKKLSRIGSFWEDLIRDAKDRQCFYNADEDDELVKAMIKANKELDQLDNLLNEDSMLFKSALWKVMFSNNFRKSFKKLKSSQTQKSVVNLLVKLSNGWRPKKFKVETLCGNSVQFVKQYKVGRIYIISSVDVAKYSCYTQVLKIWDILPLEEISKLLKSLHSIFSIYTDEYLNRCKMEHVKGDLVVPITWRIDDGIVRYKNTNNADIVDSSSDGISDGRCYIENSKVRDSLLLMKFYSLSAGLVNHLLSGSDGKELDLPFEVTDQELDMILFPRSTFVLGRSGTGKTTVLTMKLFQKEQQHYFSSTGLVEAMGDVSLSAPTGNFCRVVETKGTFLRQLFVTVSPNYALLLKTKFLT; encoded by the exons ATGCAGTACAGAATGCATCCTGAAATAAGCTCCTTTCCAAATCGCAAATTTTATAAAGACCAGATTATAGATGCTCCTAGTGTTCTCtgtgaaaattttaaaaaatactATATACCAGGACCTATGTTTGGTCCCTACTCATTCATAAATATTTCCAATGGAAGGGAGGAGCCTGAAGAAGCTGGGCATAGTATAAAAAATATGGTTGAAGTAGCAGTTGTTATGGCAATAGTGCGTAACCTTTATAAAG CATGGGAAGGCTCCAAGCATTGCTTAAGCATTGGTATCATATCTCCATACTCTGCCCAAATTGCTGCTATAGAGAATAAAGTTATTCAtaaatatgagaagctaaaggGCTTTATAGTAAAGGTGATGTCTGCAGATGGATTCCATGGTGGCGAGGAAGATGTCATAATAATATCTACTGTTGGGTCTTACCATAGTGGTGGATCAGATGGGTTCCTTTCTAATCCTCAACGTACTAATGTTGCTCTAACACGGGCTAG GCACTGCCTTTGGATTTTGGGGAATGACAAAAAGTTGTCTAGAATTGGATCTTTCTGGGAAGATTTAATTCGTGATGCAAAAGACCGGCAATGTTTTTATAatgctgatgaagatgacgagCTGGTGAAAGCAATGATCAAGGCCAACAAAGAGCTTGATCAGTTAGATAATTTACTTAATGAAGATAGTATGCTTTTCAAAAGTGCGTTGTGGAAG GTCATGTTCAGCAATAACTTTAGGAAGTCTTTTAAGAAGCTGAAGTCATCACAAACACAAAAATCTGTGGTTAATCTACTGGTCAAACTTTCCAATGGTTGGCGGCCGAAGAAGTTTAAGGTTGAAACTTTATGTGGTAACTCTGTCCAGTTTGTGAAACAGTACAAGGTTGGAAGAATTTATATTATTTCTAGCGTTGATGTTGCAAAATATTCATGTTACACCCAAGTTTTAAAGATTTGGGATATTTTACCTCTCGAGGAAATATCTAAACTACTGAAGAGTCTTCACAGCATATTCTCCATATACACTGACGAATACCTCAACCGCTGTAAGATGGAACATGTTAAGGG GGATTTGGTAGTGCCAATTACCTGGAGAATAGATGATGGGATCGTTAGATATAAGAATACTAATAATGCTGACATAGTAGATAGTTCAAGTGACGGGATATCAGATGGGAGATGTTACATTGAAAACTCAAAAGTGAGAGATAGTCTATTGCTCATGAAGTTCTACTCCTTATCAGCTGGTCTGGTGAACCATTTGCTTTCGGGAAGCGATGGGAAAGAGCTCGATCTTCCTTTTGAAGTAACGGATCAGGAATTGGATATGATTCTTTTTCCTAGAAGTACTTTCGTTCTTGGCAGGTCTGGAACAGGGAAAACCACTGTCTTGACAATGAAATTGTTTCAAAAAGAGCAGCAACACTACTTTTCTTCTACAGGACTTGTGGAAGCCATGGGAGATGTTTCTTTGAGTGCTCCAACCGGGAATTTCTGCAGAGTGGTTGAGACAAAAGGTACTTTCTTACGGCAATTGTTCGTAACAGTCAGCCCAAACTATGCTCTGctgttaaaaaccaaatttctgacTTGA
- the LOC113281822 gene encoding uncharacterized protein LOC113281822 isoform X3: MQYRMHPEISSFPNRKFYKDQIIDAPSVLCENFKKYYIPGPMFGPYSFINISNGREEPEEAGHSIKNMVEVAVVMAIVRNLYKAWEGSKHCLSIGIISPYSAQIAAIENKVIHKYEKLKGFIVKVMSADGFHGGEEDVIIISTVGSYHSGGSDGFLSNPQRTNVALTRARHCLWILGNDKKLSRIGSFWEDLIRDAKDRQCFYNADEDDELVKAMIKANKELDQLDNLLNEDSMLFKSALWKVMFSNNFRKSFKKLKSSQTQKSVVNLLVKLSNGWRPKKFKVETLCGNSVQFVKQYKVGRIYIISSVDVAKYSCYTQVLKIWDILPLEEISKLLKSLHSIFSIYTDEYLNRCKMEHVKGDLVVPITWRIDDGIVRYKNTNNADIVDSSSDGISDGRCYIENSKVRDSLLLMKFYSLSAGLVNHLLSGSDGKELDLPFEVTDQELDMILFPRSTFVLGRSGTGKTTVLTMKLFQKEQQHYFSSTGLVEAMGDVSLSAPTGNFCRVVETKVLIQLYQQWQGLNRTQFH, encoded by the exons ATGCAGTACAGAATGCATCCTGAAATAAGCTCCTTTCCAAATCGCAAATTTTATAAAGACCAGATTATAGATGCTCCTAGTGTTCTCtgtgaaaattttaaaaaatactATATACCAGGACCTATGTTTGGTCCCTACTCATTCATAAATATTTCCAATGGAAGGGAGGAGCCTGAAGAAGCTGGGCATAGTATAAAAAATATGGTTGAAGTAGCAGTTGTTATGGCAATAGTGCGTAACCTTTATAAAG CATGGGAAGGCTCCAAGCATTGCTTAAGCATTGGTATCATATCTCCATACTCTGCCCAAATTGCTGCTATAGAGAATAAAGTTATTCAtaaatatgagaagctaaaggGCTTTATAGTAAAGGTGATGTCTGCAGATGGATTCCATGGTGGCGAGGAAGATGTCATAATAATATCTACTGTTGGGTCTTACCATAGTGGTGGATCAGATGGGTTCCTTTCTAATCCTCAACGTACTAATGTTGCTCTAACACGGGCTAG GCACTGCCTTTGGATTTTGGGGAATGACAAAAAGTTGTCTAGAATTGGATCTTTCTGGGAAGATTTAATTCGTGATGCAAAAGACCGGCAATGTTTTTATAatgctgatgaagatgacgagCTGGTGAAAGCAATGATCAAGGCCAACAAAGAGCTTGATCAGTTAGATAATTTACTTAATGAAGATAGTATGCTTTTCAAAAGTGCGTTGTGGAAG GTCATGTTCAGCAATAACTTTAGGAAGTCTTTTAAGAAGCTGAAGTCATCACAAACACAAAAATCTGTGGTTAATCTACTGGTCAAACTTTCCAATGGTTGGCGGCCGAAGAAGTTTAAGGTTGAAACTTTATGTGGTAACTCTGTCCAGTTTGTGAAACAGTACAAGGTTGGAAGAATTTATATTATTTCTAGCGTTGATGTTGCAAAATATTCATGTTACACCCAAGTTTTAAAGATTTGGGATATTTTACCTCTCGAGGAAATATCTAAACTACTGAAGAGTCTTCACAGCATATTCTCCATATACACTGACGAATACCTCAACCGCTGTAAGATGGAACATGTTAAGGG GGATTTGGTAGTGCCAATTACCTGGAGAATAGATGATGGGATCGTTAGATATAAGAATACTAATAATGCTGACATAGTAGATAGTTCAAGTGACGGGATATCAGATGGGAGATGTTACATTGAAAACTCAAAAGTGAGAGATAGTCTATTGCTCATGAAGTTCTACTCCTTATCAGCTGGTCTGGTGAACCATTTGCTTTCGGGAAGCGATGGGAAAGAGCTCGATCTTCCTTTTGAAGTAACGGATCAGGAATTGGATATGATTCTTTTTCCTAGAAGTACTTTCGTTCTTGGCAGGTCTGGAACAGGGAAAACCACTGTCTTGACAATGAAATTGTTTCAAAAAGAGCAGCAACACTACTTTTCTTCTACAGGACTTGTGGAAGCCATGGGAGATGTTTCTTTGAGTGCTCCAACCGGGAATTTCTGCAGAGTGGTTGAGACAAAAG TTTTAATACAGCTTTATCAGCAGTGGCAGGGCCTTAACAGAACACAATTCCATTGA
- the LOC113281822 gene encoding uncharacterized protein LOC113281822 isoform X6: protein MQYRMHPEISSFPNRKFYKDQIIDAPSVLCENFKKYYIPGPMFGPYSFINISNGREEPEEAGHSIKNMVEVAVVMAIVRNLYKDGFHGGEEDVIIISTVGSYHSGGSDGFLSNPQRTNVALTRARHCLWILGNDKKLSRIGSFWEDLIRDAKDRQCFYNADEDDELVKAMIKANKELDQLDNLLNEDSMLFKSALWKVMFSNNFRKSFKKLKSSQTQKSVVNLLVKLSNGWRPKKFKVETLCGNSVQFVKQYKVGRIYIISSVDVAKYSCYTQVLKIWDILPLEEISKLLKSLHSIFSIYTDEYLNRCKMEHVKGDLVVPITWRIDDGIVRYKNTNNADIVDSSSDGISDGRCYIENSKVRDSLLLMKFYSLSAGLVNHLLSGSDGKELDLPFEVTDQELDMILFPRSTFVLGRSGTGKTTVLTMKLFQKEQQHYFSSTGLVEAMGDVSLSAPTGNFCRVVETKGTFLRQLFVTVSPNYALLLKTKFLT, encoded by the exons ATGCAGTACAGAATGCATCCTGAAATAAGCTCCTTTCCAAATCGCAAATTTTATAAAGACCAGATTATAGATGCTCCTAGTGTTCTCtgtgaaaattttaaaaaatactATATACCAGGACCTATGTTTGGTCCCTACTCATTCATAAATATTTCCAATGGAAGGGAGGAGCCTGAAGAAGCTGGGCATAGTATAAAAAATATGGTTGAAGTAGCAGTTGTTATGGCAATAGTGCGTAACCTTTATAAAG ATGGATTCCATGGTGGCGAGGAAGATGTCATAATAATATCTACTGTTGGGTCTTACCATAGTGGTGGATCAGATGGGTTCCTTTCTAATCCTCAACGTACTAATGTTGCTCTAACACGGGCTAG GCACTGCCTTTGGATTTTGGGGAATGACAAAAAGTTGTCTAGAATTGGATCTTTCTGGGAAGATTTAATTCGTGATGCAAAAGACCGGCAATGTTTTTATAatgctgatgaagatgacgagCTGGTGAAAGCAATGATCAAGGCCAACAAAGAGCTTGATCAGTTAGATAATTTACTTAATGAAGATAGTATGCTTTTCAAAAGTGCGTTGTGGAAG GTCATGTTCAGCAATAACTTTAGGAAGTCTTTTAAGAAGCTGAAGTCATCACAAACACAAAAATCTGTGGTTAATCTACTGGTCAAACTTTCCAATGGTTGGCGGCCGAAGAAGTTTAAGGTTGAAACTTTATGTGGTAACTCTGTCCAGTTTGTGAAACAGTACAAGGTTGGAAGAATTTATATTATTTCTAGCGTTGATGTTGCAAAATATTCATGTTACACCCAAGTTTTAAAGATTTGGGATATTTTACCTCTCGAGGAAATATCTAAACTACTGAAGAGTCTTCACAGCATATTCTCCATATACACTGACGAATACCTCAACCGCTGTAAGATGGAACATGTTAAGGG GGATTTGGTAGTGCCAATTACCTGGAGAATAGATGATGGGATCGTTAGATATAAGAATACTAATAATGCTGACATAGTAGATAGTTCAAGTGACGGGATATCAGATGGGAGATGTTACATTGAAAACTCAAAAGTGAGAGATAGTCTATTGCTCATGAAGTTCTACTCCTTATCAGCTGGTCTGGTGAACCATTTGCTTTCGGGAAGCGATGGGAAAGAGCTCGATCTTCCTTTTGAAGTAACGGATCAGGAATTGGATATGATTCTTTTTCCTAGAAGTACTTTCGTTCTTGGCAGGTCTGGAACAGGGAAAACCACTGTCTTGACAATGAAATTGTTTCAAAAAGAGCAGCAACACTACTTTTCTTCTACAGGACTTGTGGAAGCCATGGGAGATGTTTCTTTGAGTGCTCCAACCGGGAATTTCTGCAGAGTGGTTGAGACAAAAGGTACTTTCTTACGGCAATTGTTCGTAACAGTCAGCCCAAACTATGCTCTGctgttaaaaaccaaatttctgacTTGA
- the LOC113281822 gene encoding uncharacterized protein LOC113281822 isoform X4: protein MQYRMHPEISSFPNRKFYKDQIIDAPSVLCENFKKYYIPGPMFGPYSFINISNGREEPEEAGHSIKNMVEVAVVMAIVRNLYKAWEGSKHCLSIGIISPYSAQIAAIENKVIHKYEKLKGFIVKVMSADGFHGGEEDVIIISTVGSYHSGGSDGFLSNPQRTNVALTRARHCLWILGNDKKLSRIGSFWEDLIRDAKDRQCFYNADEDDELVKAMIKANKELDQLDNLLNEDSMLFKSALWKVMFSNNFRKSFKKLKSSQTQKSVVNLLVKLSNGWRPKKFKVETLCGNSVQFVKQYKVGRIYIISSVDVAKYSCYTQVLKIWDILPLEEISKLLKSLHSIFSIYTDEYLNRCKMEHVKGDLVVPITWRIDDGIVRYKNTNNADIVDSSSDGISDGRCYIENSKVRDSLLLMKFYSLSAGLVNHLLSGSDGKELDLPFEVTDQELDMILFPRSTFVLGRSGTGKTTVLTMKLFQKEQQHYFSSTGLVEAMGDVSLSAPTGNFCRVVETKALSAVAGP from the exons ATGCAGTACAGAATGCATCCTGAAATAAGCTCCTTTCCAAATCGCAAATTTTATAAAGACCAGATTATAGATGCTCCTAGTGTTCTCtgtgaaaattttaaaaaatactATATACCAGGACCTATGTTTGGTCCCTACTCATTCATAAATATTTCCAATGGAAGGGAGGAGCCTGAAGAAGCTGGGCATAGTATAAAAAATATGGTTGAAGTAGCAGTTGTTATGGCAATAGTGCGTAACCTTTATAAAG CATGGGAAGGCTCCAAGCATTGCTTAAGCATTGGTATCATATCTCCATACTCTGCCCAAATTGCTGCTATAGAGAATAAAGTTATTCAtaaatatgagaagctaaaggGCTTTATAGTAAAGGTGATGTCTGCAGATGGATTCCATGGTGGCGAGGAAGATGTCATAATAATATCTACTGTTGGGTCTTACCATAGTGGTGGATCAGATGGGTTCCTTTCTAATCCTCAACGTACTAATGTTGCTCTAACACGGGCTAG GCACTGCCTTTGGATTTTGGGGAATGACAAAAAGTTGTCTAGAATTGGATCTTTCTGGGAAGATTTAATTCGTGATGCAAAAGACCGGCAATGTTTTTATAatgctgatgaagatgacgagCTGGTGAAAGCAATGATCAAGGCCAACAAAGAGCTTGATCAGTTAGATAATTTACTTAATGAAGATAGTATGCTTTTCAAAAGTGCGTTGTGGAAG GTCATGTTCAGCAATAACTTTAGGAAGTCTTTTAAGAAGCTGAAGTCATCACAAACACAAAAATCTGTGGTTAATCTACTGGTCAAACTTTCCAATGGTTGGCGGCCGAAGAAGTTTAAGGTTGAAACTTTATGTGGTAACTCTGTCCAGTTTGTGAAACAGTACAAGGTTGGAAGAATTTATATTATTTCTAGCGTTGATGTTGCAAAATATTCATGTTACACCCAAGTTTTAAAGATTTGGGATATTTTACCTCTCGAGGAAATATCTAAACTACTGAAGAGTCTTCACAGCATATTCTCCATATACACTGACGAATACCTCAACCGCTGTAAGATGGAACATGTTAAGGG GGATTTGGTAGTGCCAATTACCTGGAGAATAGATGATGGGATCGTTAGATATAAGAATACTAATAATGCTGACATAGTAGATAGTTCAAGTGACGGGATATCAGATGGGAGATGTTACATTGAAAACTCAAAAGTGAGAGATAGTCTATTGCTCATGAAGTTCTACTCCTTATCAGCTGGTCTGGTGAACCATTTGCTTTCGGGAAGCGATGGGAAAGAGCTCGATCTTCCTTTTGAAGTAACGGATCAGGAATTGGATATGATTCTTTTTCCTAGAAGTACTTTCGTTCTTGGCAGGTCTGGAACAGGGAAAACCACTGTCTTGACAATGAAATTGTTTCAAAAAGAGCAGCAACACTACTTTTCTTCTACAGGACTTGTGGAAGCCATGGGAGATGTTTCTTTGAGTGCTCCAACCGGGAATTTCTGCAGAGTGGTTGAGACAAAAG CTTTATCAGCAGTGGCAGGGCCTTAA